The following proteins are co-located in the Salvelinus sp. IW2-2015 unplaced genomic scaffold, ASM291031v2 Un_scaffold86, whole genome shotgun sequence genome:
- the LOC112068127 gene encoding multifunctional protein CAD isoform X1, with amino-acid sequence MATLILEDGTTFKGRLFGANASVSGEVVFQTGMVGYPEALTDPSYMCQILTLTYPLQGNYGIPQDEEGDFGLSKWFESSKIHAAALIVGEVSQNPSHWSSAMSLDQWLKEQGIPGLEGIDTRRLTKKIREKGTMLGKLVVDGTPEANVPFDNPDQRNLVKEVSMKEPRVFNPSGAVRITAVDCGIKYNQIRCLCQRGACVTVVPWDHPLDSTDFDGLFISNGPGDPQFCTETIDNVRKVVCVDNPKPVFGICLGNQLLSLAIGAKTYKMKYGNRGHNQPCIHKGTDRCFITSQNHGFAVDPLTLPQGWDVLFTNANDQTSEGIVHNTKHLFSVQFHPEHMAGPTDLVSLFDVFLDTVRDHKEGKSGKPVKQRLTEHLTYPGSTNPEEFVRPRKVLILGSGGLSIGQAGEFDYSGSQAIKALKEENIQTVLINPNIATVQTSKGLADKVYFLPLTPEYVTQVIKNERPDGVLLTFGGQTALNCGVQLTKRGVLKKYAVRVLGTPVASIEMTEDRKIFVEKMEEINEHVAPSEAAVSVEQAVAAAERIGYPVLVRSAFALGGLGSGFANNREELTSLVTSAFAHTSQVLVDKSLKGWKEIEYEVVRDAYDNCITVCNMENIDPLGIHTGESIVVAPSQTLNDYEYNMLRNTAIKVIRHLGIIGECNIQYALNPESEQYYIIEVNARLSRSSALASKATGYPLAYVAAKLGLGIPLPVLKNSVTNQTTANFEPSLDYCVVKVPRWDLSKFLRVSTKIGSSMKSVGEVMAIGRSFEEAFQKALRMVDENCVGFDHTIKPVSDEELQTPTDKRIFVLAAALRAGYTVDRLYDLTKIDRWFLHKMKNIAVHEKVLESYNQDESAMPLEVMRKAKQLGFSDKQIALAVQSTELAVRKMRRDWSILPVVKQIDTVAAEWPAHTNYLYLTYNGTESDLGFGDPHVIVIGSGVYRIGSSVEFDWCAVGCIMELRKMGYKTIMVNYNPETVSTDYDMCDRLYFDEISFEVVMDIYEMENPEGVILSMGGQLPNNIAMSLHRQQCRILGTSPEFIDSAENRFKFSRMLDTIGISQPQWKELTEIESAMKFCETAGYPCLVRPSYVLSGAAMNVAYTDSDLEKYLSSAVAVSKEYPVVISKFIQEAKEIDVDAVACDGVVMAIAVSEHVENAGVHSGDATLVTPPQDINQKTMERIKMIVHAIGQELQVTGPFNLQLIAKDDQLKVIECNVRVSRSFPFVSKTLGVDLVALATRVIMGEKMEPVGLMKGVGIVGVKVPQFSFSRLAGADVVLGVEMTSTGEVACFGENRYEAYLKAMLSTGFKIPKKNILLSIGSYKNKSELLPTVQALESLGYDLYASLGTADFYTEHGVKVMAVDWPFGEEESDCPNKDKQRNILEYLEDHHFDMVINLSMRNSGGRRLSSFVTKGYRTRRMAIDYSVPLIIDIKCTKLFVQALRLVGSFPPVKTHVDCMTSQKLIRLPGLIDVHVHLREPGATHKEDFSSGTAAALAGGVTLVCAMPNTAPAIIDPSSFAMVQKLAKAGCRCDYALYVGATSDNSTILPSIANSAAGLKMYLNDTYSTLKMDNVSMWMEHFEKWPKHLPIVAHAEKQTVAAVLMVAQLYQRAVHICHVAKKEEILIIRAAKQKGIQVTCEVAPHHLFLCEENVVDIGDGRAQVRPMLGTREDMEALWEHLDIIDCFATDHAPHSVEEKNSEKPPPGYPGLETMLPLLLTAVSDGRLTIDDIIKRLYDNPRKIFSLPAQANTYVEVDLEQEWVIPKHMQFTKSKWTPFEGMKVKGKVRRVVLRGEVAYIDGQVLVPPGYGEDVKTWPAPIPLLQPPEPVKEIPKTPEHPRLTPPCEGIRTCAQSPRRSAGDGRYMLPPRVHRSSDPGMPPGFRTMHTKWHLDVIAEDSRARALRRAFEESFREEMAPAAGDSYSHPPPLARILSPRAEAAAGQPLAHLQTSPVLHPLVGQHVLSVRQFSKEQISHMFNVAHTLRLMVQKERSLDILKGKVMASMFYEVSTRTSSSFAAAMQRLGGSVVHFCEATSSSQKGESLADSVQTMSCYADVLVLRHPTPGAVESAARHCRKPVINAGDGVGEHPTQALLDVFTIREELGTVNGMTITMVGDLKHGRTVHSLARLLTQYRITLRYVAPKNLHMPSEIIDFVASKGIKQEEFESIEEALPDTDVLYMTRIQKERFSSEEEYKACFGQFILTPHIMTGAKKKMVVMHPLPRVNEISAEVDTDPRAAYFRQAENGMYIRMALLATVLGR; translated from the exons atggcaACCCTGATTTTAGAAGATGGGACCACGTTCAAGGGCCGCCTTTTCGGGGCAAATGCGTCAGTGTCTGGTGAAGTTG TGTTTCAGACAGGCATGGTTGGCTACCCAGAGGCCCTGACTGACCCGTCCTACATGTGTCAGATCCTCACCCTCACCTACCCTCTGCAGGGCAACTATGGAATACCCCAGGATGAGGAGGGGGACTTTGGACTCAGCAAG TGGTTTGAGTCTTCTAAGATCCACGCTGCAGCCCTCATTGTCGGAGAGGTCTCCCAGAACCCCAGCCACTGGAGCTCAGCCATGTCTCTGGACCAGTGGCTCAAAGAGCAGGGTATCCCCGGCCTAGAGG GAATTGACACCCGTCGTCTGACCAAGAAGATCCGTGAGAAGGGTACAATGCTGGGGAAGCTGGTTGTGGACGGAACGCCCGAGGCCAACGTTCCATTTGACAACCCTGACCAGAGGAACCTTGTCAAGGAGGTGTCCATGAAG GAGCCCCGGGTGTTCAACCCCAGTGGTGCTGTCAGGATCACAGCTGTAGACTGTGGCATTAAGTACAACCAGATCCGTTGCCTGTGTCAGAGAGGGGCCTGTGTCACCGTGGTGCCCTGGGATCACCCACTGGACAGCACAG ATTTTGATGGGCTGTTCATCAGCAACGGCCCTGGGGACCCCCAGTTCTGTACGGAGACCATAGACAACGTGAGgaaggtggtgtgtgtggacaaCCCCAAGCCTGTGTTTGGTATCTGCCTGGGCAACCAGCTTCTCTCCCTCGCCATCggagcaaaaacctacaaaaTGAA GTATGGGAATCGTGGCCATAACCAGCCCTGTATCCACAAGGGCACAGATCGCTGTTTCATCACATCTCAGAACCATGGCTTTGCTGTGGATCCCCTGACCCTGCCACAGGGCTGGGACGTGCTCTTCACCAACGCCAATGACCAGACCAGTGAGGGCATCGTGCACAACACCAAACACCTATTCAG TGTCCAGTTCCACCCAGAGCACATGGCAGGCCCCACtgacctggtcagtctgtttGATGTGTTTCTGGACACAGTCAGAGACCACAAGGAGGGCAAGAGTGGCAAACCAG TGAAGCAGAGACTGACAGAGCACCTGACCTATCCTGGATCTACCAATCCGGAGGAATTTGTTCGGCCACGCAAAGTCCTAATCCTGGGTTCTGGAGGCCTCTCCATCGGACAGGCTGGGGAGTTTGACTACTCTGGCTCTCAG GCCATAAAAGCATTGAAGGAGGAGAACATTCAGACTGTGCTCATCAACCCCAACATCGCCACGGTGCAAACCTCCAAGGGTCTGGCTGACAAGGTTTACTTCCTGCCTCTCACCCCGGAGTATGTCACTCAG GTGATAAAGAATGAGCGTCCAGACGGGGTCCTCCTGACCTTCGGGGGGCAGACTGCTCTTAACTGCGGGGTGCAGCTGACCAAGAGGGGAGTCCTGAAGAAGTATGCGGTGCGCGTGCTGGGGACGCCGGTCGCTTCCATCGAGATGACTGAGGACAGGAAGATCTTtgtggagaagatggaggagatCAATGAACACGTGGCGCCCAGCGAGGCCGCTGTGTCTGTGGAGCAG GCAGTAGCGGCTGCAGAGCGTATTGGCTACCCTGTCCTGGTGCGCTCGGCCTTTGCCTTGGGAGGACTGGGCTCTGGCTTTGCCAACAACAGGGAGGAGTTGACCTCTCTGGTGACATCTGCCTTCGCCCACACTTCCCAGGTCCTAGTGGACAAGTCCCTGAAAGGCTGGAAAGAGATTGAGTATGAGGTGGTCAGAGACGCCTACGACAACTGTATCACC GTATGTAACATGGAGAACATTGACCCTCTGGGTATCCACACTGGGGAGTCCATCGTGGTGGCGCCCAGTCAGACGCTCAACGACTATGAGTACAACATGTTGAGGAACACTGCCATCAAGGTCATCAGACACCTAGGCATCATTGGAGAGTGTAACATCCAGTACGCCCTCAACCCGGAGTCTGAGCAG TACTACATCATTGAGGTGAATGCCCGTCTATCTCGGAGCTCAGCTCTGGCCAGTAAAGCTACAGGATATCCCCTGGCCTACGTGGCTGCCAAGCTGGGATTGGGCATCCCGCTACCTGTCCTCAA GAACTCKGTGACCAACCAGACCACGGCTAACTTTGAGCCCAGTCTGGACTACTGTGTGGTGAAGGTCCCTCGCTGGGATCTCAGCAAGTTCCTGCGCGTCAGCACCAAGATAGGTAGCTCCATGAAGAGCGTGG GAGAAGTGATGGCCATCGGCCGCAGCTTTGAGGAAGCCTTCCAGAAGGCTCTGCGGATGGTGGATGAGAACTGTGTGGGCTTTGACCACACCATCAAACCAGTGTCTGACGAG GAGCTGCAGACCCCGACAGACAAACGTATCTTTGTTCTGGCGGCTGCTCTCAGGGCAGGCTATACAGTGGACCGCCTTTACGACCTAACCAAGATCGACCGCTGGTTCCTTCACAAAATGAAGAACATTGCGGTCCATGAGAAGGTGCTGGAGTCGTACAACCAGGACGAGAGTGCCATGCCTCTGGAGGTGATGAGGAAAGCCAAGCAGCTGGGCTTCTCAGACAAGCAGATCGCCCTGGCTGTGCAGAG TACCGAGCTGGCGGTGAGGAAGATGCGTCGAGATTGGAGCATCCTGCCTGTGGTGAAGCAGATCGACACTGTGGCGGCGGAGTGGCCCGCCCACACCAACTACCTGTACCTGACCTATAACGGTACAGAAAGCGACCTGGGCTTTGGAGATCCCCATGTCATAGTAATCGGCTCTGGGGTTTACCGCATCGGCAGCAGTGTGGAGTTTGACTGGTGCGCTGTGGGCTGCATCATGGAACTCAGGAAG atgGGCTATAAAACCATCATGGTGAACTATAACCCAGAGACTGTCAGCACAGACTACGACATGTGTGACCGTCTCTACTTCGATGAGATCTCCTTTGAG gtTGTGATGGACATCTATGAGATGGAGAACCCAGAGGGAGTGATCCTGTCCATGGGGGGCCAGCTGCCCAACAACATCGCCATGTCCCTCCACAGGCAGCAGTGTCGTATATTGGGCACCTCCCCGGAGTTCATCGACTCTGCTGAGAACAGGTTTAAGTTCTCCCGCATGCTGGACACCATTGGCATCAGCCAGCCCCAGTGGAAGGAACTCACTGAGATTGAG tcaGCCATGAAGTTCTGTGAGACTGCGGGCTACCCCTGCCTGGTGCGTCCCTCCTACGTGCTGAGTGGAGCGGCCATGAACGTGGCGTACACAGACAGCGACCTGGAGAAGTACCTGAGCAGCGCTGTGGCCGTGTCCAAGGAATACCCCGTGGTCATCTCAAAGTTCATCCAGGAGGCCAAG GAGATAGACGTGGACGCGGTGGCGTGCGACGGCGTGGTGATGGCCATCGCTGTATCGGAACATGTGGAGAACGCCGGGGTGCACTCTGGGGACGCSACCCTGGTCACACCCCCCCAGGACATCAACCAGAAGACCATGGAGCGTATCAAGATGATCGTCCATGCCATCGGACAGGAACTGCAGGTCACCGGGCCTTTTAACCTGCAACTCATCGCTAAG GATGACCAGCTGAAGGTGATCGAGTGCAATGTCCGTGTCTCCCGCTCCTTCCCGTTCGTCTCAAAGACTCTGGGAGTGGATCTGGTCGCCCTGGCAACGCGCGTCATCATGGGAGAGAAGATGGAGCCCGTGGGTCTGATGAAAGGAGTGGGCATCGTGGGCGTCAAG GTCCCCCAGTTCTCGTTCTCTCGTTTGGCCGGAGCTGATGTGGTGCTGGGGGTAGAGATGACCAGTACTGGGGAGGTGGCCTGCTTTGGAGAGAACAGATACGAGGCCTATCTGAAGGCCATGCTCAGCACAGGCTTCAAGATCCCCAAGAAGAACATTCTGCTGTCAATTGGCAGTTACAAG AACAAGAGTGAGCTGCTGCCTACTGTTCAGGCGCTGGAGAGTCTGGGCTATGACCTGTATGCCAGTCTGGGGACTGCTGACTTCTACACTGAGCATGGAGTCAAG GTGATGGCGGTGGACTGGCCATttggggaggaggagagcgacTGCCCCAACAAGGACAAGCAGAGGAACATCTTGGAATACCTGGAGGACCACCACTTTGACATGGTCATCAACCTCTCCATGAGGAACTCCGGAGGCCGACGCCTCTCCTCCTTCGTCACCAAGGGTTACCGCACCCGCCGCATGGCCATCGACTACTCCGTGCCGCTCATCATTGACATCAAGTGCACCAAGCTGTTTGTCCAG GCGCTGCGTCTGGTTGGCAGCTTCCCGCCCGTCAAGACTCACGTGGACTGTATGACGTCACAGAAGTTGATTCGCCTGCCTG GTCTGATAGATGTGCACGTCCACCTGCGGGAGCCGGGTGCCACCCACAAGGAGGATTTCTCCTCGGGCACAGCGGCTGCCCTGGCAGGGGGCGTCACCTTGGTATGTGCCATGCCCAACACGGCACCTGCCATAATCGACCCCAGCTCCTTCGCCATGGTCCAGAAG CTTGCCAAGGCAGGGTGTCGGTGTGACTATGCCCTTTACGTCGGAGCGACTTCAGACAACTCCACCATCTTGCCCTCCATCGCTAACTCAGCCGCTGGGCTGAAGATGTATCTGAACGACACCTACTCCACTCTGAAGATGGACAACGTCTCAATGTGGATGGAG CACTTTGAGAAGTGGCCCAAGCACCTGCCAATCGTGGCACACGCAGAGAAGCAGACTGTGGCAGCCGTCTTGATGGTGGCCCAGCTGTACCAGAGAGCTGTACATATCTGCCATGTGGCCAAGAAGGAGGAG ATCCTGATCATCCGTGCAGCCAAGCAGAAGGGCATCCAGGTGACGTGTGAGGTAGCACCCCACCACCTCTTCCTGTGTGAGGAGAACGTGGTGGACATTGGGGACGGCCGGGCACAGGTCCGCCCCATGCTGGGCACCCGGGAGGACATGGAGGCCCTCTGGGAACACCTGGACATCATTGACTGCTTCGCAACTGACCACG CCCCCCATTCAGTGGAGGAGAAGAACTCAGAGAAGCCCCCACCAGGTTACCCCGGCCTTGAGACCATGCTGCCCCTTCTCCTCACCGCCGTCAGCGATGGGCGCCTCACCATCGACGATATCATCAAGCGCCTGTACGACAACCCCCGCAAAATTTTCTCCCTTCCCGCACAGGCCAACACCTATGTAGAG GTGGACCTGGAGCAGGAGTGGGTCATCCCCAAACACATGCAGTTCACCAAGTCCAAGTGGACGCCCTTTGAAGGCATGAAGGTGAAAGGCAAGGTCCGCAGAGTGGTGCTCAGAGGAGAGGTGGCCTACATCGACGGACAGGTGCTGGTCCCGCCTGGCTATGGGGAGGATGTGAAGACTTGGCCTGCACCCATCCCCCTCCTCCAGCCCCCTGAGCCAGTGAAAGAAATCCCAAAG ACCCCAGAGCACCCCCGGCTGACCCCTCCGTGTGAGGGCATCCGTACATGCGCCCAGAGTCCTCGCCGTTCCGCTGGGGACGGGCGCTACATGCTCCCGCCTCGCGTTCACAGGTCCTCCGACCCAGGCATGCCCCCAG GTTTTAGGACGATGCACACAAAATGGCACTTGGATGTCATTG CTGAAGATTCAAGGGCGAGAGCATTAAGAAGAGCATTTGAAGAAAGTTTCAGAGAAG AGATGGCCCCTGCAGCTGGGGACAGTTACAGCCATCCCCCTCCCCTGGCCAGGATCCTGTCCCCTCGGGCTGAGGCAGCGGCAGGGCAGCCCCTGGCCCACCTCCAGACCTCCCCAGTGCTCCACCCCCTAGTGGGACAACACGTCCTCTCTGTCAGGCAGTTCAGCAAGGAACAG ATCTCTCACATGTTTAACGTGGCCCATACTCTTCGCCTGATGGTTCAGAAAGAGAGAAGCCTTGACATCCTGAAG GGTAAGGTGATGGCATCCATGTTCTACGAGGTCAGCACGCGCACCAGCAGTTCGTTTGCAGCGGCAATGCAGCGTCTGGGTGGCTCCGTGGTCCATTTCTGTGAGGCCACCTCCTCGTCGCAGAAGGGCGAGTCTCTGGCGGACTCGGTCCAGACCATGAGCTGCTACGCTGACGTCCTGGTGCTGCGACACCCCACGCCAGGGGCCGTGGAG TCTGCAGCGAGGCACTGCCGGAAGCCGGTGATCAACGCTGGGGACGGGGTCGGGGAGCACCCCACGCAGGCCCTGCTGGATGTATTCACCATCAGAGAGGAGCTGGGTACGGTCAACGGCATGACG ATCACCATGGTAGGGGACCTGAAGCATGGCCGCACAGTTCATTCCCTGGCCAGGCTGCTCACCCAGTACAGGATCACTCTGCGCTACGTCGCCCCAAAGAATCTCCACATGCCCTCCGAGATCATTGACTTTGTGGCCTCCAAAGGCATCAAGCAG GAAGAGTTTGAGAGCATCGAAGAGGCCCTGCCTGACACTGACGTCCTCTACATGACCAGGATTCAGAAGGAGAGGTTTTCCTCCGAGGAAGAGTACAAAGCG TGCTTCGGTCAGTTCATCCTCACCCCACACATCATGACTGGAGCGAAGAAGAAGATGGTGGTGATGCATCCTCTACCGAGAGTCAATGAGATCAG TGCGGAGGTGGACACTGATCCTCGTGCTGCCTACTTCCGGCAGGCTGAGAACGGCATGTACATCCGCATGGCCCTCCTTGCCACTGTGCTGGGCAGATGA